The following coding sequences are from one Lipingzhangella halophila window:
- a CDS encoding type II toxin-antitoxin system HicB family antitoxin produces the protein MSTVLVPITVERDEDGAWNARAVLGDKDFVYGYGDTPEDAKADVREGIQEVFDHEGVPGGLVPVNAPDAVC, from the coding sequence GTGAGCACGGTTCTTGTACCGATCACGGTCGAGCGGGACGAAGACGGGGCGTGGAACGCCCGCGCGGTCCTTGGCGACAAGGATTTCGTGTACGGGTACGGCGACACCCCTGAAGACGCCAAGGCCGACGTGCGTGAGGGCATTCAGGAGGTCTTCGATCACGAGGGAGTTCCCGGCGGCCTGGTGCCCGTCAACGCGCCAGACGCGGTCTGCTGA
- a CDS encoding Gfo/Idh/MocA family oxidoreductase — translation MSSANEGERELHVALLGYGMGGEVFHAPLIDATPGMRLSAVVTGNAERAAAARKRYPHVEVLGSADEVWRRPGDFEVAVIATPNDLHAPFASAAMKAGMAVVVDKPFALSPAQARELAGEAEQRDQVLTAFHNRRWDSDFLTLWKLVDEGALGRVHRFESRFERWRPAVKDIWREWGSEAAGAGILYDLGPHLIDQAITVLGPVASVYPEIDTRREGSATDDVFLALTHESGARSHLWMSALAGHPGPRFRVLGDRGAYTVDGLDGQQARLADGERPDAGDWGVEPETAWGHVRAGDDARAVPSARGDYPAFYSGVRDAVAEGEPAPVDLHEVVHGLEVIEAARRGAATGQVASVERD, via the coding sequence ATGAGCTCTGCGAACGAAGGTGAACGGGAACTGCACGTCGCCCTGCTCGGGTACGGCATGGGCGGCGAGGTTTTCCACGCTCCGCTGATCGACGCCACGCCGGGGATGCGGCTTTCGGCCGTTGTGACGGGCAATGCCGAGCGGGCGGCGGCCGCACGCAAGCGGTACCCGCACGTCGAGGTGCTCGGCTCCGCCGACGAGGTGTGGCGACGACCCGGTGACTTCGAGGTCGCCGTGATCGCCACCCCCAACGACCTGCACGCCCCGTTCGCCAGCGCGGCGATGAAGGCCGGGATGGCCGTCGTCGTGGACAAGCCGTTCGCACTGTCGCCCGCGCAGGCGCGGGAGCTGGCCGGGGAGGCCGAGCAGCGCGACCAGGTACTGACCGCCTTCCACAACCGCCGCTGGGACTCCGACTTTCTCACCCTCTGGAAGCTGGTCGACGAGGGTGCGCTGGGCCGGGTACACCGCTTCGAGTCCCGGTTCGAGCGGTGGCGCCCCGCCGTCAAGGACATCTGGCGCGAGTGGGGGAGCGAGGCCGCGGGCGCGGGCATCCTCTACGACCTCGGTCCGCACCTCATCGACCAGGCGATCACCGTTCTCGGGCCGGTCGCGTCGGTCTATCCCGAGATCGACACCCGGCGCGAGGGCTCCGCCACCGACGACGTGTTCCTCGCCCTCACCCACGAGTCCGGGGCGCGCTCCCACCTGTGGATGAGCGCGCTGGCCGGGCATCCCGGGCCGCGTTTCCGGGTGCTCGGCGACCGCGGCGCGTACACCGTCGACGGTCTGGACGGCCAGCAGGCGCGCCTGGCGGACGGTGAGCGTCCCGACGCCGGAGACTGGGGAGTGGAACCGGAAACAGCGTGGGGCCACGTACGCGCCGGTGACGACGCGCGCGCCGTCCCCAGCGCGCGCGGCGACTACCCGGCGTTCTACTCCGGAGTGCGCGACGCCGTGGCCGAGGGCGAGCCGGCCCCCGTCGACCTCCACGAGGTGGTGCACGGGCTGGAGGTCATCGAGGCAGCCCGCCGGGGGGCGGCGACGGGCCAGGTCGCCAGCGTCGAGCGGGACTGA
- a CDS encoding MFS transporter has protein sequence MVAMTAAGIGTFAQLYAVQAVLPGLADTFDSSAAFAALSVSFATGGLAAFTLVWSGVADRFGRVTVMATALTISTALGLAAPFSPDMWVLLVVRAAQGATLGGVPAVAMAYLAEEIDSGHLARVAGVYIAGNAVGGMSGRLVAGLVADIGGWRWGVGADSLLALVALLVFLAAVPRPQGFVPKRRREGGPGLARRVVRSFADPGLVALYCQALFLMGAFVTVYNYLGFRMTGEPFGLSQTVVAFLFAAYLAGIVASTTVGRVIERAGRHPVLLASVAGMVLSVAALLVPSLVVVALALLAFTFSFFAAHTTASAWIGHRAADTRAQAAALYTLAYYGGSSVLGWLGGVVYDHFGWTALSGYVVLLCAVAALAGLGLRVRRPPEHKLNKRGTAAST, from the coding sequence ATGGTCGCGATGACCGCCGCCGGCATCGGAACCTTCGCCCAGCTCTACGCGGTCCAGGCGGTGCTCCCCGGCCTCGCGGACACCTTCGACTCATCCGCCGCGTTCGCGGCGCTGAGTGTCTCGTTCGCCACCGGTGGCCTGGCGGCGTTCACCCTCGTGTGGAGCGGCGTGGCCGACCGCTTCGGCCGGGTGACGGTGATGGCCACCGCGTTGACCATCTCGACGGCCCTCGGCCTGGCCGCCCCGTTCTCCCCCGACATGTGGGTGCTGCTCGTGGTGCGCGCGGCCCAGGGAGCCACGCTCGGTGGCGTGCCCGCGGTCGCCATGGCCTACCTGGCCGAGGAGATCGACTCCGGCCACCTCGCGCGCGTGGCCGGGGTCTACATCGCCGGGAACGCCGTCGGCGGGATGAGCGGACGGCTGGTCGCCGGCCTCGTGGCCGACATCGGGGGATGGCGCTGGGGTGTCGGCGCCGACTCCCTCCTGGCGCTCGTGGCACTGCTCGTCTTCCTCGCCGCGGTCCCGCGCCCCCAGGGGTTCGTGCCCAAGCGGCGCCGCGAAGGCGGCCCCGGTCTGGCCCGGCGTGTCGTGCGCAGCTTCGCCGATCCCGGGCTCGTCGCGCTCTACTGCCAGGCACTGTTCCTGATGGGCGCGTTCGTGACGGTGTACAACTACCTGGGGTTCCGGATGACGGGGGAACCGTTCGGCCTCTCCCAGACCGTCGTGGCGTTCCTGTTCGCCGCCTATCTCGCCGGCATCGTGGCCTCGACCACCGTCGGCCGGGTGATCGAACGCGCGGGCCGCCATCCGGTCCTGCTGGCGAGCGTCGCCGGGATGGTCCTCAGTGTCGCGGCACTGCTGGTCCCCTCGCTCGTCGTGGTGGCACTGGCGTTGCTGGCGTTCACGTTCTCCTTCTTCGCGGCACACACCACGGCATCGGCGTGGATCGGACATCGGGCCGCCGACACCCGTGCGCAGGCGGCCGCGCTGTACACCCTCGCGTACTACGGCGGGTCGAGTGTCTTGGGGTGGCTCGGTGGCGTGGTCTACGATCATTTCGGCTGGACCGCGCTGTCGGGCTACGTCGTGCTCCTGTGCGCGGTGGCGGCGCTGGCCGGGCTGGGACTGCGGGTCCGCCGCCCGCCGGAGCACAAGCTCAACAAGCGCGGTACGGCCGCTTCCACGTGA
- a CDS encoding four-carbon acid sugar kinase family protein — translation MAQVLVVADDLTGANATGARFARTGMRVATVTPEHVAVVADDYDVVVANLDSRNVPPQQAADLVTDVVEAVWPVSLVVKRVDSTLRGNVGAELDATLRAVRERVPAGTRTRALLVPAFPSSGRVTVDGVQLLDGVPLDRTDLAFDPIWPMATGLVADIVAGQSATELRHVPIRQVTQTMLSAELMTGDEPVVLCDALDERHLEDIAGAAAEAHRKDGTVWVSVDPGPAGALLASALNLRGEAGARGPLLAVAGSHTGLTRRQLDAVARTGPARYVDIDTLRFTDAADDHANAVARELTGHLATASFPEVVILRTVTPAADLEKLSPNARRHLPEHIAELVADVLGEVETTEGAHALPSGLYLTGGDVASAMLDELGVHAFDVGGEVIPMAIYGSLSGGSLDGTPVASKGGLIGDETTALECLGKLRRAAQARLHQVHSEVSEHVVPAAGPNAGWSR, via the coding sequence GTGGCCCAGGTCCTCGTTGTCGCTGACGACCTCACCGGTGCCAATGCCACCGGCGCGCGGTTCGCCCGCACCGGGATGCGGGTGGCGACCGTGACCCCGGAGCACGTCGCGGTGGTGGCCGACGACTACGACGTCGTCGTTGCCAACCTGGACAGCCGGAACGTGCCGCCGCAGCAGGCGGCGGACCTCGTCACCGACGTCGTCGAGGCTGTGTGGCCGGTGAGCCTGGTCGTCAAGCGGGTGGACAGCACCCTGCGCGGCAACGTTGGCGCGGAACTGGACGCGACCCTTCGGGCGGTGCGCGAGCGGGTACCGGCCGGCACCCGGACCCGTGCGCTGCTGGTCCCGGCGTTCCCCTCGTCGGGCCGGGTGACCGTCGACGGGGTGCAGCTGCTCGACGGGGTGCCGCTGGACCGGACCGACCTGGCCTTCGACCCTATTTGGCCCATGGCCACCGGCCTGGTCGCCGACATCGTGGCCGGGCAGAGCGCTACCGAGCTGCGGCACGTGCCGATCCGGCAGGTTACCCAGACCATGCTCTCCGCCGAGCTGATGACCGGTGACGAACCGGTGGTGCTCTGCGACGCACTGGACGAGCGCCACCTGGAGGACATCGCGGGAGCGGCGGCCGAGGCGCACCGCAAGGACGGAACGGTCTGGGTATCGGTGGACCCGGGGCCGGCCGGCGCGCTGCTCGCTTCGGCGCTGAACCTGCGTGGCGAGGCAGGCGCCCGTGGCCCGCTCCTCGCGGTCGCGGGCAGCCACACCGGCCTGACCCGGCGCCAGCTCGACGCCGTCGCCCGGACCGGGCCGGCCCGCTACGTCGACATCGACACGCTCCGGTTCACCGACGCCGCCGACGACCACGCCAACGCGGTCGCGCGTGAGCTGACCGGCCACCTGGCCACGGCGTCGTTCCCGGAGGTCGTCATCCTGCGCACCGTGACTCCGGCCGCCGACCTGGAGAAGCTGTCCCCGAACGCCCGGCGGCACCTGCCGGAACACATCGCGGAGCTGGTGGCCGACGTCCTCGGCGAAGTCGAAACGACAGAGGGGGCCCACGCCCTGCCGAGCGGCCTGTACCTGACCGGGGGCGACGTCGCTTCCGCCATGCTGGACGAGCTGGGGGTGCACGCGTTCGACGTCGGGGGAGAGGTCATTCCGATGGCGATCTACGGGTCGCTGAGCGGCGGCTCCCTCGACGGGACCCCCGTCGCGAGCAAGGGAGGGCTCATCGGCGACGAGACGACCGCGCTGGAGTGCCTGGGCAAGCTGCGCCGCGCCGCTCAGGCGCGGCTGCATCAGGTGCACTCCGAGGTCTCCGAGCACGTGGTACCGGCGGCCGGGCCGAACGCCGGTTGGTCCAGGTAG
- a CDS encoding DUF4873 domain-containing protein, with translation MSDPEDDEEGYSGPLTLVAGDSSVTVEAHVAGHFDPLTGTYRWVCRLAPDDAVTRVFESGETSVELRAPGGHAGTGTLGAPNLWGGHTVSGTGPPPFALPEVSPEE, from the coding sequence ATGAGTGATCCGGAGGACGACGAGGAGGGCTACAGCGGGCCGCTGACCCTGGTGGCCGGGGACTCCTCGGTCACCGTCGAGGCCCACGTGGCCGGGCACTTCGACCCGCTGACCGGGACGTACCGGTGGGTGTGCCGGCTCGCCCCGGATGATGCCGTGACCCGGGTGTTCGAGAGCGGCGAGACATCGGTGGAGCTGCGCGCCCCGGGTGGCCACGCGGGCACCGGCACGCTCGGCGCGCCGAACCTGTGGGGCGGGCACACCGTCTCGGGCACGGGCCCGCCCCCGTTCGCGCTTCCCGAGGTGTCCCCCGAGGAGTGA
- a CDS encoding flavin-containing monooxygenase, giving the protein MTERESTPQHYRVAIIGTGFAGLGMAARLKRDGLSDLVLLERANDVGGTWRDNTYPGAACDVPSHLYSLSFKRNPGWSRSFSGQREIWEYLRRIAVDEDIMPHVRFGCEVGSCRWDSAGNRWWIDTSRGTITAQFLVSGAGALCEPSLPDIAGLDGFQGTIFHSSRWNHDHDLTGRNVAVIGTGASSIQFVPQIQPEVGHLHLFQRTPPWIIPRHDRDITRPEQWIYRNLPFAQTLARRSIYWARENYIFGFVKNPNLMKGVEAICRTHMKRQVKDPDLRAKLTPDYRAGCKRILLSNDYYPSLTRPNVSVVTDGISEVREKSVVTRDGTEREVDTIILGTGFHVSDLPIANHIHDAESVALSQRWGDDPQALRGTTVAGYPNLFILAGPNTGPGHTSHVFFIESQINYTMAALRYACRNRLDRLVPRPEAQDAYVERVQRKTQGTVWVTGGCDSWYLNSKGNNVALWPGFSWEFALQTRRFDPHNYHLRKEAPIRRAPARLAA; this is encoded by the coding sequence ATGACCGAACGTGAGTCGACGCCACAGCACTACCGCGTGGCCATCATCGGCACCGGTTTCGCGGGGCTCGGGATGGCGGCCAGGCTCAAGCGGGACGGGTTGTCCGACCTCGTACTGCTGGAACGCGCCAACGACGTGGGCGGGACGTGGCGCGACAACACCTACCCCGGAGCCGCGTGCGACGTCCCCTCGCACCTGTACTCGTTGTCGTTCAAGCGCAATCCCGGGTGGAGCCGCAGCTTCTCCGGGCAGCGGGAGATCTGGGAGTACCTGCGCCGGATCGCCGTGGACGAGGACATCATGCCCCACGTCCGGTTCGGCTGCGAGGTGGGCTCCTGCCGCTGGGACAGTGCGGGCAACCGCTGGTGGATCGACACCTCGCGCGGCACCATCACCGCCCAGTTCCTGGTGAGTGGCGCCGGAGCGCTGTGCGAGCCGTCGCTGCCCGACATCGCCGGGCTGGACGGCTTCCAGGGGACGATCTTCCATTCGTCCCGGTGGAACCACGACCACGACCTGACCGGGCGCAATGTCGCGGTGATCGGCACGGGGGCGTCGTCGATCCAGTTCGTCCCGCAGATCCAGCCCGAGGTGGGCCACCTGCACCTGTTCCAGCGCACCCCGCCGTGGATCATCCCGCGGCACGACCGCGACATCACCCGGCCCGAGCAGTGGATCTACCGGAACCTGCCGTTCGCCCAGACGCTCGCCCGCCGGAGCATCTACTGGGCCCGGGAGAACTACATCTTCGGATTCGTCAAGAACCCGAACCTGATGAAGGGCGTCGAGGCGATCTGCCGGACGCACATGAAACGGCAGGTGAAGGACCCGGACCTGCGAGCCAAGCTGACGCCGGACTACCGCGCCGGCTGCAAACGCATCCTGCTGTCCAACGACTACTACCCCTCGCTCACCCGGCCCAACGTCTCGGTGGTCACCGACGGGATCTCCGAGGTCCGGGAGAAGTCCGTGGTCACCCGCGACGGCACCGAACGCGAGGTCGACACCATCATCCTCGGCACCGGGTTCCACGTAAGCGACCTGCCCATCGCCAACCACATCCACGACGCCGAGAGCGTGGCCCTCAGCCAGCGGTGGGGCGACGACCCGCAGGCGCTGCGCGGCACCACCGTGGCCGGCTACCCCAACCTGTTCATCCTGGCCGGGCCGAACACGGGCCCCGGCCACACCTCGCACGTGTTCTTCATCGAGTCGCAGATCAACTACACGATGGCCGCCCTGCGGTACGCCTGCCGCAACCGGCTCGACCGGCTGGTTCCGCGCCCCGAGGCCCAGGACGCCTACGTGGAGCGGGTGCAGCGCAAGACCCAGGGGACGGTATGGGTAACCGGCGGCTGCGACAGTTGGTACCTGAACTCCAAGGGCAACAACGTGGCCCTGTGGCCCGGGTTCAGTTGGGAGTTCGCGCTGCAGACGCGCCGGTTCGACCCGCACAACTACCACCTCCGCAAGGAAGCGCCGATCAGGCGAGCACCGGCGAGGCTCGCGGCATGA
- a CDS encoding AurF N-oxygenase family protein — protein sequence MTTAQRSPGTTDREQIAGRLLKSSAKASYDPLVEIDWESPVDPDRYALRPERISIYGTELWDQLTEEQRKELSRQEVASIASIGIWFETILMQMLVRHAYDRDPTSNHVKYAYTEIADECRHSVMFAKMIGKLDAPYYHLDPAAHLLGKLFKAISNGPLTFSGALFVEEILDQIQREAMVDEALEPLVRAVSQIHVVEEARHMRYAREELARDWKQRGPLVKAYSRLVLGGVVYYSATRLINPKVYAKVGLDPRKARKVARRNPHHIDTKTWAARKVVATMNEAGMISGPGKFLWRAAGLLGR from the coding sequence ATGACCACCGCGCAACGATCCCCGGGTACCACCGACCGCGAGCAAATCGCCGGTCGCCTGCTGAAATCGTCCGCGAAGGCGTCCTACGACCCGCTGGTGGAGATCGACTGGGAGTCCCCCGTCGACCCGGACCGGTACGCGCTCCGGCCCGAGCGCATCTCGATCTACGGCACCGAGCTGTGGGACCAGCTCACCGAGGAGCAGCGCAAGGAGCTGAGCCGGCAGGAGGTGGCCAGCATCGCCTCGATCGGCATCTGGTTCGAGACGATCCTGATGCAGATGCTGGTGCGGCACGCCTACGACCGCGACCCCACCTCCAACCACGTGAAGTACGCCTACACCGAGATCGCCGACGAGTGCCGGCACTCGGTGATGTTCGCCAAGATGATCGGCAAGCTGGACGCGCCGTACTACCACCTCGACCCGGCCGCCCATCTGCTTGGCAAGCTGTTCAAGGCGATCTCGAACGGGCCACTCACGTTCAGCGGGGCGCTCTTCGTCGAGGAGATCCTGGACCAGATCCAGCGTGAGGCCATGGTCGACGAGGCGCTGGAACCCCTGGTACGCGCGGTCTCGCAGATCCACGTGGTCGAGGAGGCGCGCCACATGCGCTACGCGCGCGAGGAGCTGGCGCGCGACTGGAAGCAGCGCGGTCCGCTGGTGAAGGCCTACAGCCGGCTGGTCCTCGGGGGCGTGGTGTACTACTCGGCGACCCGGCTGATCAACCCGAAGGTCTATGCGAAGGTCGGGTTGGACCCCCGCAAGGCGCGCAAGGTGGCGCGCCGCAACCCGCACCACATCGACACCAAGACGTGGGCTGCCCGCAAGGTGGTGGCGACCATGAACGAAGCGGGCATGATCTCGGGCCCGGGCAAGTTCCTGTGGCGCGCGGCCGGCCTGCTCGGGCGCTGA
- a CDS encoding SDR family NAD(P)-dependent oxidoreductase, whose protein sequence is MALGTLENLSGRAVIVTGASGAFGSGTLSVLRHLGANAIGIDRKPDDGVLGCDVTDGEQVREVVPEAIDRLGGRLDRLIHFAGVGPAVDLGAEPDANVYDALEVNLLGTWRVTAAALPALVRDRGRVLVVASLLAGLPVPFAGAYVVSKRALTAYADSLRAEYGMRIGVTTVYPGYVDTPIHDRSRDAGVALDGLVPAEKERDTVMTVLRAAAATRPKRDVASTRLGQSALRFTRHAPRIVDWAVTNQLSGLVRAGHFSDAEIARGFRERLGVPGHPETT, encoded by the coding sequence ATGGCCTTGGGCACCCTGGAGAACCTGTCCGGACGCGCGGTCATCGTCACCGGTGCCTCAGGCGCGTTCGGCAGTGGCACCCTCTCCGTGCTGCGCCATCTGGGCGCCAACGCCATCGGAATCGACCGCAAACCGGACGACGGTGTCCTGGGCTGCGACGTCACCGACGGCGAGCAGGTCCGCGAGGTCGTACCCGAGGCCATCGACCGCCTCGGCGGCCGACTCGACCGGCTCATCCACTTCGCCGGTGTGGGCCCCGCGGTCGACCTGGGCGCCGAGCCCGATGCGAACGTCTACGACGCGTTGGAGGTCAACCTCCTCGGTACCTGGCGGGTGACGGCGGCGGCACTGCCCGCCCTGGTCCGCGACCGCGGCCGGGTGCTCGTGGTCGCGTCGCTGCTCGCCGGCCTGCCCGTGCCGTTCGCCGGCGCCTACGTGGTCTCCAAACGCGCCCTCACCGCCTACGCCGACAGCCTGCGCGCCGAGTACGGCATGCGTATCGGTGTCACCACCGTCTACCCGGGCTACGTCGACACCCCGATCCACGACCGATCTCGCGACGCCGGTGTCGCGCTGGACGGCCTGGTGCCCGCCGAGAAGGAGCGCGACACCGTTATGACCGTGCTCCGTGCCGCTGCCGCCACCCGCCCGAAACGCGATGTCGCCTCAACCCGCCTCGGCCAAAGCGCGCTGCGGTTCACCCGGCACGCCCCGCGGATCGTCGACTGGGCCGTCACCAACCAGCTCAGCGGCCTCGTGCGTGCCGGGCACTTCAGCGACGCCGAGATCGCCCGGGGGTTCCGGGAGCGCCTCGGCGTTCCCGGCCACCCGGAGACCACCTGA
- a CDS encoding MerR family transcriptional regulator — protein sequence MAEYRIDELARLADTTVRNVRVYQDRGLLSPPRREGRVGIYTEAHLARLRLIGQLLKRGYTFANIGELVSVWERGGNLTDVLGLESAVGDPWTDEIAGHITMAELRETFPGQVTPVALARALQAGLIEREGNRFRVPSPRLLHAGAELVRAGIPLTTVLDISEQLQERIDTAARDLVGTVSEHIVSTHAPDGMLKGEEIAEVAALTRRLRPLAQTAVDAMLVQSMSRYLHQALGEHFAEVLEHLRHEAENTEQGDAGADAHDPSTGTDREGLPA from the coding sequence ATGGCCGAATACCGGATCGATGAGCTCGCACGGCTCGCCGATACCACCGTGCGCAACGTGCGGGTCTACCAGGACCGCGGGCTGCTCTCCCCGCCGCGCCGCGAGGGGCGGGTCGGGATCTACACCGAGGCCCACCTGGCACGGCTGCGGCTCATCGGCCAGCTACTCAAGCGCGGCTACACCTTCGCCAACATCGGTGAGCTGGTCTCGGTCTGGGAACGCGGCGGAAACCTCACCGACGTTCTCGGGCTGGAGTCGGCGGTGGGCGACCCCTGGACCGACGAGATCGCCGGCCACATCACCATGGCCGAGCTCCGCGAGACCTTCCCGGGCCAGGTGACCCCGGTGGCCCTGGCCCGCGCACTGCAGGCCGGCCTGATCGAGCGCGAGGGCAACCGGTTCCGGGTGCCCAGCCCGCGGCTGCTGCACGCCGGTGCCGAGCTCGTGCGTGCCGGGATCCCGCTGACGACGGTTCTCGACATCTCCGAGCAGCTCCAGGAGCGCATCGACACCGCTGCCCGGGACCTGGTCGGCACGGTCTCCGAGCACATCGTCTCCACCCACGCGCCCGACGGCATGCTCAAGGGCGAGGAGATCGCCGAAGTGGCCGCCCTGACCCGGCGGCTGCGCCCACTCGCCCAGACCGCCGTGGACGCGATGCTGGTCCAGTCCATGTCGCGGTACCTGCACCAGGCCCTGGGTGAGCACTTCGCCGAGGTCCTGGAGCACCTGCGCCACGAGGCCGAGAACACTGAGCAGGGAGATGCCGGCGCCGACGCGCACGACCCCAGCACCGGAACCGACCGGGAGGGCCTGCCCGCCTGA